The following are encoded in a window of Streptomyces sp. Go-475 genomic DNA:
- a CDS encoding nitroreductase family deazaflavin-dependent oxidoreductase, which translates to MDEQDEVLDSPTGWVATHVRRYVASEGASGHIWYGKPTLLLTTRGRKSGALRRTGLIYGEDGGNYVIVGSNGGSDHHPHWYLNLLAEPRVRVQVAAETFEAVAREAEEGERARLWEAMTVIFPQYKSYQKKTDRKIPVVVLEPQGPAPE; encoded by the coding sequence ATGGACGAACAGGACGAGGTGCTCGACAGCCCGACCGGCTGGGTGGCTACGCATGTGCGTCGGTACGTGGCCAGCGAGGGCGCCAGCGGGCACATCTGGTACGGCAAGCCGACGCTGCTGCTGACCACGCGGGGGCGCAAGTCCGGGGCGCTGCGCCGAACCGGGCTGATCTACGGGGAGGACGGGGGGAACTACGTCATCGTCGGGTCCAACGGCGGATCCGACCACCATCCCCACTGGTACCTGAACCTGCTGGCGGAGCCGCGGGTGCGGGTGCAGGTGGCCGCGGAGACGTTCGAGGCGGTCGCCAGGGAGGCGGAAGAGGGCGAACGGGCGCGCCTGTGGGAGGCGATGACCGTGATCTTTCCGCAGTACAAGAGCTACCAGAAGAAGACCGACCGGAAGATCCCCGTCGTCGTGCTGGAGCCTCAGGGGCCCGCACCGGAGTGA
- a CDS encoding MFS transporter: MTTHVEARPAYLAVLAVREARSPFLGSCLARMSFAVLPLSLLLSVRDATGSFAVAGLTSGALSATLTLFAPARARLIDRKGSRTGLIWLTVPYLLGLAALITLAEAGAPTAALLVAAAVAGVFAPPLGPTMRVLWARILHARQPLLHTAYALDSVTEEVVFTVGPLLAGGLIAVAAPLASMITVMVLIAAGTVCFVLSAATAAAPASDDPDADRPRGRPMALPGMRTIVLSFGGVGLVVGVLQVVLPFIADEAGSPSAGGVLLALLSAGSAVGGLTYGRIGWRSAPVRRFAVLVTGFTLTVLPLCLTESPVPAGAFAFLVGLCLAPLFTTAYLLVNDLVTASRTAPTEANTWVSTANNGGFAAGSAAAGVLLDSQGPARTVALAFAVAAATAVMTVLRRRTLALDAPNSEPAAAAPVDRTTPVEAEPEE, from the coding sequence ATGACCACGCACGTCGAGGCCAGACCCGCCTACCTCGCGGTACTGGCCGTGCGCGAGGCCCGCTCGCCGTTCCTCGGCAGCTGCCTGGCACGCATGTCCTTCGCCGTGCTGCCGCTGTCGCTGCTGCTGTCGGTCCGCGACGCGACAGGGTCCTTCGCCGTCGCCGGACTGACCTCCGGAGCGCTGTCGGCCACCCTCACCCTGTTCGCGCCCGCCCGCGCCCGGCTGATCGACCGCAAGGGCTCACGGACCGGACTGATCTGGCTGACCGTCCCCTACCTGCTGGGACTCGCCGCGCTGATCACCCTGGCCGAGGCGGGGGCGCCCACGGCGGCGCTGCTCGTCGCCGCCGCGGTCGCGGGCGTGTTCGCGCCGCCGCTCGGGCCGACCATGCGCGTCCTGTGGGCGAGGATCCTGCACGCCCGCCAGCCCCTGCTGCACACCGCCTACGCCCTCGACTCGGTCACCGAGGAAGTGGTGTTCACCGTGGGCCCGTTGCTGGCGGGCGGTCTGATCGCGGTCGCCGCGCCGCTCGCGTCGATGATCACGGTCATGGTGCTCATCGCGGCCGGCACCGTGTGCTTCGTGCTGTCCGCCGCGACCGCCGCTGCCCCCGCCTCGGACGACCCCGACGCGGACCGGCCACGCGGCCGGCCGATGGCCCTGCCCGGCATGCGCACGATCGTGCTGTCCTTCGGCGGGGTCGGCCTGGTCGTCGGGGTGTTGCAGGTCGTGCTGCCCTTCATCGCCGACGAAGCGGGCTCACCCAGCGCGGGCGGCGTCCTGCTGGCCCTGCTGTCGGCGGGCAGCGCGGTGGGCGGCCTCACCTACGGGCGGATCGGCTGGCGCTCCGCACCGGTGCGGCGGTTCGCGGTGCTGGTCACCGGGTTCACCCTGACGGTGCTGCCGCTGTGCCTGACCGAGAGCCCCGTACCGGCCGGGGCGTTCGCCTTCCTGGTGGGACTGTGTCTCGCCCCGCTGTTCACCACGGCCTACCTGCTGGTCAACGACCTGGTGACGGCGTCGCGGACCGCCCCGACCGAGGCCAACACCTGGGTGTCCACGGCCAACAACGGCGGGTTCGCCGCGGGCAGCGCCGCAGCGGGTGTGCTGCTCGACTCCCAGGGCCCCGCCCGGACCGTCGCCCTCGCGTTCGCCGTGGCCGCAGCGACCGCCGTCATGACCGTCCTGCGCCGGCGGACCCTGGCACTCGACGCCCCGAACAGCGAGCCGGCCGCCGCCGCACCCGTCGACCGCACCACACCCGTCGAAGCCGAACCCGAGGAGTGA
- a CDS encoding acyl carrier protein encodes MAALTSERLFAILRECAGEEESVTGAENAVDLEFTDLGYDSLALLETAARVSREYDVEIPEEDLSEVTTPAGFLAVVNALLKVA; translated from the coding sequence GTGGCGGCACTGACGAGCGAGAGACTTTTTGCCATCCTGCGCGAGTGCGCGGGGGAAGAGGAGTCCGTAACGGGGGCGGAAAACGCAGTTGACCTGGAATTCACAGATCTCGGGTACGACTCGCTGGCGCTCCTGGAGACCGCTGCCCGGGTCTCGCGCGAGTACGACGTGGAGATCCCGGAGGAGGACCTCTCCGAGGTGACGACCCCCGCGGGATTCCTGGCCGTCGTCAATGCGCTGCTGAAAGTGGCTTGA
- a CDS encoding AfsR/SARP family transcriptional regulator, whose product MWRGPALVDVVAGRILEGRRQQFEESRLVVLEYLVDTQLRLGMYREVLTELAALTADNPYHEGLHAQYMRALYLNGRRAQALELFQRLRVNLVNHLGLEPGPMAQELHRSILNAESIDAQGNLRRPTGDIVRMSSSGAVRVY is encoded by the coding sequence CTGTGGCGCGGACCCGCGCTCGTCGACGTCGTCGCCGGACGGATCCTCGAAGGGCGCCGGCAGCAGTTCGAGGAGTCCCGGCTGGTCGTCCTGGAGTACCTCGTCGACACCCAGCTCCGGCTCGGCATGTACCGGGAGGTGCTCACCGAGCTCGCGGCGCTGACGGCCGACAACCCGTACCACGAGGGGCTGCACGCCCAGTACATGCGGGCGCTGTACCTCAACGGGCGGCGGGCGCAGGCCCTGGAACTCTTCCAGCGCCTGCGGGTCAACCTGGTGAACCACCTCGGTCTCGAACCCGGACCGATGGCCCAGGAACTCCATCGCTCCATCCTCAACGCGGAGTCGATCGACGCCCAGGGCAACCTCCGCAGGCCGACCGGGGACATCGTGCGTATGTCGTCCTCCGGCGCGGTGCGGGTCTACTGA
- a CDS encoding FAD-binding protein — MGGFSRRGFLRTTGAGAAAVATAGAAAAPAEAAKAKAAVCVPESPATTVGAADPRYAELVSRGFNSRFVGKPDLVHVVHTPRQIEQAVTDAVAAGKQIAVRSGGHCFENFADHRDVRVLIDTSPMRAVYFDKEHRAFAVQPAATLGEVYRTLFYDWGVTLPAGVCPQVGAGGHVAGGGYGPLTRRDGTVVDHLHGVEVVVVDAAGKARTVTATREPDDPNHDLWWAHTGGGGGNFGIVTRYLFRTPGAPGANPSALLPKPPTRLRSTFVTWSWADLDLARFTRLVTNFSRWYEAHHADPRYGSLYSTLHLNTHAVGSVSLEARFDGGRADAAELIERYVAAVNAGTGLEPAIEHQDDLWLQATLGARFDTGGYDRHKSKSAYLRRTWTPERIATVHKHLTDPAFDGWGAVDLYSYGGKVNTVAPDATAVPQRDSILKAWFSATWMDPALDDQHLTWIRELYRDVFRDTGGVPVPNDEHDGCYINYPDTDLADARWNTSGVPWHTLYYKDGYRRLQQVKAKWDPRGVFRHPLSVRLP, encoded by the coding sequence ATGGGCGGATTCAGTCGTCGCGGATTTCTGAGAACGACGGGGGCCGGTGCCGCCGCGGTCGCCACGGCGGGGGCCGCGGCGGCACCGGCCGAGGCCGCCAAGGCCAAGGCCGCCGTGTGCGTGCCGGAGTCGCCCGCCACCACGGTCGGCGCCGCCGATCCCCGGTACGCGGAACTGGTCAGCAGGGGATTCAACAGCCGCTTCGTCGGCAAGCCGGACCTCGTGCACGTGGTGCACACGCCCCGGCAGATCGAGCAGGCCGTCACGGACGCCGTGGCGGCCGGCAAGCAGATCGCGGTCCGCAGCGGCGGGCACTGCTTCGAGAACTTCGCCGACCACCGCGACGTCCGCGTGCTGATCGACACCTCGCCCATGCGCGCGGTCTACTTCGACAAGGAGCACCGGGCGTTCGCGGTGCAGCCCGCCGCCACGCTGGGCGAGGTCTACCGCACGCTGTTCTACGACTGGGGCGTGACCCTGCCCGCCGGAGTCTGCCCCCAGGTCGGTGCGGGCGGGCATGTCGCCGGCGGCGGCTACGGGCCGCTGACGCGGCGTGACGGCACCGTCGTCGACCACCTCCACGGCGTCGAGGTCGTGGTCGTCGACGCGGCGGGCAAGGCCCGCACCGTCACCGCGACCCGGGAGCCGGACGACCCCAACCACGACCTCTGGTGGGCGCACACCGGGGGCGGCGGCGGCAACTTCGGCATCGTCACGCGCTATCTGTTCCGTACGCCCGGCGCCCCGGGCGCCAACCCCTCGGCCCTGCTGCCCAAGCCGCCCACCCGGCTCCGCTCCACCTTCGTGACCTGGTCCTGGGCCGACCTCGACCTGGCCCGGTTCACCCGGCTCGTCACCAACTTCAGCCGGTGGTACGAGGCACACCACGCCGATCCCCGGTACGGCAGCCTCTACAGCACCCTGCACCTCAACACCCATGCGGTCGGCTCCGTGTCACTGGAGGCCCGCTTCGACGGCGGCCGCGCCGACGCCGCCGAACTGATCGAGCGCTACGTCGCCGCCGTCAACGCGGGGACCGGCCTCGAGCCGGCCATCGAGCACCAGGACGACCTCTGGCTCCAGGCCACCCTCGGCGCGCGCTTCGACACGGGCGGGTACGACCGGCACAAGTCCAAGAGCGCCTACCTCAGGCGAACCTGGACGCCCGAGCGCATCGCGACCGTCCACAAGCACCTGACCGACCCCGCGTTCGACGGCTGGGGCGCCGTCGACCTCTACTCCTACGGGGGGAAGGTCAACACCGTGGCGCCCGATGCCACCGCCGTGCCCCAGCGGGACTCGATCCTCAAGGCCTGGTTCTCGGCCACGTGGATGGATCCGGCCCTCGACGACCAGCACCTGACCTGGATCCGCGAGCTGTACCGGGACGTCTTCCGCGACACCGGCGGCGTCCCCGTGCCCAACGACGAGCACGACGGCTGCTACATCAACTATCCCGACACCGATCTGGCCGACGCGCGCTGGAACACCTCCGGCGTGCCCTGGCACACCCTCTACTACAAGGACGGATACCGCCGCCTCCAGCAGGTCAAGGCGAAGTGGGACCCGCGCGGCGTCTTCCGCCACCCGCTCTCCGTCCGGCTCCCCTGA
- a CDS encoding ester cyclase, giving the protein MSDHIDIVRRMVNSYNTGKTEDVAEFIHEEYLNPGALEHMPELRGPEAFALAVKWLKLTFSEDAHLEEISYEEKGSWVRAKLALYGRQVGELVGMPATGRRFSGEQIHLIRIVDGKIRDHRDWPDYLGTYRQLGEPWPKEEGWRP; this is encoded by the coding sequence GTGAGTGATCACATCGACATTGTTCGACGCATGGTGAACAGCTACAACACCGGAAAAACAGAGGACGTGGCCGAGTTCATTCACGAGGAGTACCTCAATCCCGGTGCCCTGGAACACATGCCGGAACTGCGCGGCCCCGAAGCGTTCGCACTCGCGGTGAAGTGGCTGAAGCTCACGTTCTCCGAGGACGCGCATCTGGAGGAGATCAGCTACGAGGAGAAAGGCAGCTGGGTGCGGGCGAAACTCGCCCTGTACGGCCGCCAGGTGGGCGAACTCGTGGGGATGCCCGCCACCGGGCGCCGCTTCTCCGGTGAGCAGATCCACCTCATCCGCATCGTCGACGGCAAGATCCGCGACCACCGTGACTGGCCGGACTACCTCGGCACCTACCGCCAGCTCGGCGAGCCCTGGCCCAAGGAGGAGGGCTGGCGGCCCTGA
- a CDS encoding MbtH family protein, with protein MGNPFDDEDGTFLVLRNDEGQYSLWPDGFAPPAGWSIAHGPAGRASCLDHVERTWTDMRPRSLAAAHP; from the coding sequence ATGGGCAACCCCTTCGACGACGAGGACGGCACCTTCCTCGTGCTGCGCAACGACGAGGGCCAGTACTCGCTGTGGCCGGACGGCTTCGCTCCGCCCGCAGGGTGGAGCATCGCGCACGGTCCGGCCGGTCGCGCCTCCTGCCTGGACCACGTCGAGCGGACCTGGACGGACATGCGCCCCCGGAGCCTGGCCGCGGCCCACCCGTGA
- a CDS encoding class I SAM-dependent methyltransferase, which produces MDKTMYKSTVTEAFNNAAATYDQLGVEFFTPMGRRLVERADPQPGQRVLDVGCGRGASLFVAAERVGPSGHVLGIDIAPAMVEEARRQAGALGARHVEVRVMDGEHPDLPPASFDVVTGSYSLIFLPDAPAALPRYAALLRPGGRIAFTSPVFTEDTFPFLPPVFTDLIPERLLRNLPADWRPDALKRRFNSWLQDTDDLTRTMVRAGFDDVEIADEHIDLRAPDGKTWVDWSHTQGMRLLWQHLPEYENRQLRHRLTTELDRLRGDGPLHLPTPVRFVHASIAD; this is translated from the coding sequence ATGGACAAGACGATGTACAAATCGACGGTCACCGAGGCGTTCAACAATGCCGCGGCGACTTACGACCAGTTGGGCGTCGAGTTCTTCACACCGATGGGCCGGCGACTCGTGGAAAGGGCCGATCCGCAGCCCGGGCAACGCGTTCTCGACGTCGGGTGCGGGCGGGGCGCGTCCCTGTTCGTGGCGGCGGAGCGGGTGGGCCCGTCCGGCCATGTGCTCGGCATCGACATCGCCCCGGCGATGGTGGAGGAGGCCCGGCGGCAGGCCGGCGCGCTCGGCGCCCGGCACGTCGAGGTCCGGGTGATGGACGGCGAGCACCCCGACCTTCCGCCCGCCTCGTTCGACGTGGTGACCGGCAGCTACAGCCTGATCTTCCTGCCCGACGCGCCGGCCGCGCTCCCCCGGTACGCGGCCCTGCTGCGGCCGGGTGGCCGGATCGCCTTCACCAGCCCGGTCTTCACGGAGGACACGTTCCCCTTCCTGCCGCCCGTGTTCACGGACCTCATCCCGGAGCGGCTGCTGCGCAACCTGCCGGCTGACTGGCGCCCGGACGCGCTGAAGCGGCGGTTCAACAGCTGGCTGCAGGACACCGACGACCTGACCCGGACGATGGTGCGCGCCGGGTTCGACGACGTGGAGATCGCCGACGAGCACATCGATCTGCGCGCGCCGGACGGGAAGACCTGGGTCGACTGGTCCCACACCCAGGGCATGCGCTTGCTGTGGCAGCACCTCCCGGAGTACGAGAACCGGCAGCTGCGCCACCGCCTGACCACCGAACTGGACCGGCTGCGCGGCGACGGCCCCCTGCACCTGCCCACCCCGGTCAGGTTCGTCCACGCCTCGATCGCGGACTGA
- a CDS encoding non-ribosomal peptide synthetase, with product MMPLALRDAFLDQAGRRPDADAVVHGDRVWTYRELELRAGRIARTLAARGAGPGTLVAVRLARGPELVAALLAVVLTGAGYVPLADDDPPERNRHVLDDCGAALLLAEHPSDDGRTLTPDEAQAPARPFDPAPVRAGDPAYVIYTSGSSGRPKGVLVEQGALGAYLAEARARYDGLAGRTVLHSSVSFDMAVTSLWGPLVSGGAIHVLDLKAIASGEQPAPPATARPTFLKVTPSHLPLLGLLPDSCLPTGQLVIGGEALTGSALGHWRTAHPDVTVVNEYGPTEATVGCCAYVVHPGDAVDPGPVPIGRAFAGTRLYVLDAEGKPVAAGTVGELHIGGRQVARGYLGRAELTGERFVPDSFAADGSRMYRTGDLVRERQDGDLEYVGRADGQLKVSGYRIEPGEIEAVLRGHAGVRDCAVVAVGATDARRLVAYVTPGPGSAPDAAALARHAAEALPPYMVPVAFVALPELPLTPNGKLDRAALPEPPAEGDEPGDRSRAETLLCALLAQALGVPGIGADADFLASGGSSITALKLVAGARRAGIRLDLTTVLRERTVRRILAAQPDAAPSLAEGAPK from the coding sequence ATGATGCCCCTCGCCCTGCGGGACGCCTTCCTCGACCAGGCCGGGCGGAGGCCCGACGCCGACGCCGTCGTGCACGGCGACCGCGTCTGGACGTACCGCGAACTGGAGCTGCGCGCCGGGCGTATCGCCCGGACGCTGGCCGCGCGCGGCGCGGGCCCGGGAACGCTGGTGGCCGTACGGCTGGCGCGCGGCCCCGAACTGGTCGCCGCGCTCCTCGCGGTGGTGCTGACGGGGGCGGGCTACGTACCGCTCGCCGACGACGACCCGCCGGAGCGGAACCGGCACGTCCTCGATGACTGCGGCGCGGCGCTGCTGCTGGCCGAGCATCCCTCGGACGACGGGCGCACCCTCACCCCGGACGAGGCGCAGGCGCCCGCCCGTCCGTTCGACCCGGCCCCGGTGCGGGCCGGTGATCCGGCCTACGTCATCTACACCTCCGGCTCCAGCGGCCGGCCCAAAGGCGTGCTGGTCGAGCAGGGCGCGCTCGGCGCCTACCTGGCGGAGGCCCGCGCCCGCTACGACGGGCTGGCCGGGCGGACGGTGCTGCACTCCTCGGTGTCGTTCGACATGGCCGTGACCAGCCTGTGGGGCCCGCTCGTCAGCGGCGGCGCGATCCACGTCCTCGACCTGAAGGCGATCGCCTCCGGGGAACAGCCGGCGCCCCCCGCCACGGCACGCCCCACTTTCCTCAAGGTCACCCCCTCGCATCTGCCCCTGCTGGGCCTGCTCCCGGACTCCTGCCTGCCCACCGGGCAGCTCGTGATCGGCGGTGAGGCGCTCACCGGCTCCGCGCTCGGGCACTGGCGCACCGCGCACCCCGACGTCACGGTGGTCAACGAGTACGGGCCCACCGAGGCGACCGTCGGCTGCTGCGCGTACGTCGTCCACCCCGGCGACGCCGTGGACCCGGGGCCCGTCCCCATCGGGCGGGCGTTCGCCGGCACACGCCTGTACGTGCTCGACGCGGAGGGCAAACCGGTCGCCGCGGGCACCGTGGGCGAACTCCACATCGGGGGCCGGCAGGTGGCGCGCGGCTACCTCGGGCGCGCGGAGCTGACCGGCGAGCGCTTCGTCCCGGACTCGTTCGCCGCCGACGGCTCCCGGATGTACCGCACGGGCGACCTGGTGCGCGAACGCCAGGACGGCGACCTCGAGTACGTCGGGCGCGCGGACGGGCAGCTGAAGGTCTCCGGGTACCGGATCGAGCCGGGTGAGATCGAGGCCGTGCTCCGCGGCCACGCGGGCGTGCGGGACTGCGCTGTCGTCGCCGTCGGCGCGACGGATGCCCGTCGGCTCGTCGCCTACGTGACCCCGGGCCCGGGCTCCGCGCCCGACGCCGCCGCCCTGGCGCGGCACGCGGCCGAGGCACTGCCGCCGTACATGGTGCCGGTGGCGTTCGTCGCCCTGCCCGAACTGCCGCTCACCCCCAATGGAAAGCTCGACCGGGCCGCGCTGCCCGAACCCCCCGCCGAGGGCGACGAGCCGGGTGACCGCAGCCGGGCCGAGACGCTGCTGTGCGCGCTGCTGGCGCAGGCCCTGGGGGTCCCCGGGATCGGTGCCGACGCCGACTTCCTGGCGTCCGGCGGCAGCAGCATCACCGCGCTGAAGCTGGTCGCCGGTGCCCGCAGGGCCGGTATCCGCCTCGACCTCACCACCGTCCTGCGCGAACGCACGGTGCGCCGCATCCTCGCGGCTCAGCCGGACGCCGCCCCGTCCCTCGCCGAAGGAGCACCGAAGTGA
- a CDS encoding TauD/TfdA family dioxygenase, which produces MTGSVTLTPLGGITPRLRGEGLTFGAEYDLEPLGDAGPDWVRSHGPHLRARLATDGLILLHGLSTDGDGVAGFHDVVRSVGGDLLRYTERSTPRSVVTGNIYTSTEYPADQPIPMHNESSYAVSWPSAVHFFCHTAPTTGGATPIADSRVVLDLIPAGVRERFAKGVVYTRTFRADMGLSWQEAFQTEDRADVERHCRTHGQEFSWDGDVLHTRHHRPATAVDPGTGAEVWFNQAHLFHLSSLEPDLREVLLETYGEEGLPRNALLGDGSPIPDADLAAIRAAYDRASLALPWRQGDIMLVGNTRMAHGREPFTGERRVLVAMT; this is translated from the coding sequence GTGACCGGGTCCGTAACGCTCACCCCCCTCGGCGGGATCACCCCCCGGCTCCGCGGCGAAGGGCTCACCTTTGGCGCCGAGTACGACCTGGAACCGCTCGGCGACGCGGGCCCCGACTGGGTGCGGTCCCACGGCCCGCACCTGCGCGCGCGCCTCGCCACCGACGGGCTGATTCTGCTGCACGGCCTGTCCACCGACGGCGACGGCGTCGCCGGCTTCCACGACGTCGTCCGGTCCGTCGGCGGCGACCTGCTGCGCTACACCGAGCGGTCCACCCCGCGCAGCGTGGTCACCGGGAACATCTACACCTCGACCGAGTACCCCGCCGACCAGCCCATCCCGATGCACAACGAGAGCTCGTACGCGGTCAGCTGGCCGTCCGCGGTGCACTTCTTCTGCCACACCGCGCCGACCACCGGCGGGGCCACGCCGATCGCCGACAGCCGCGTGGTCCTCGACCTGATCCCGGCCGGGGTCAGGGAGCGGTTCGCCAAGGGGGTCGTCTACACCCGCACGTTCCGCGCTGACATGGGGCTGAGCTGGCAAGAGGCGTTCCAGACCGAGGACCGCGCCGACGTCGAGCGCCACTGCCGCACGCACGGCCAGGAGTTCTCCTGGGACGGCGACGTCCTGCACACCCGCCACCACCGCCCGGCCACCGCCGTCGACCCCGGCACGGGGGCCGAGGTGTGGTTCAACCAGGCGCACCTCTTCCACCTCTCCAGCCTGGAGCCGGACCTGCGCGAAGTGCTCCTGGAGACGTACGGGGAGGAGGGCCTGCCGCGCAACGCCCTGCTGGGCGACGGCAGTCCCATCCCCGACGCCGACCTGGCAGCGATCCGCGCCGCCTACGACCGTGCCTCACTCGCACTGCCCTGGAGGCAGGGCGACATCATGCTCGTCGGCAACACGCGGATGGCACACGGCCGCGAGCCCTTCACCGGCGAGCGCCGCGTCCTCGTCGCGATGACCTGA
- a CDS encoding aldo/keto reductase, with protein sequence MRPGRAVGTHITLGGDLTVGRLGFGALRLTGPHHWGPPTRPDKAAEVARCAVELGVTFIDTADVYGLGANEELLATALHPYPPGLVVSTKAGEVRPSPHQWRVLGRPDYLRQQAELSLRRLRLERIELFQLHRVDPQVPLEDQVGALRQLQDEGKIRHIGLSEVTVEQIEQARGVARIASVQNKYNLYDRRYEKELEHCEREGIAFIAWKPLAGTARPAPDSALARVAAQAGATTTQVALAWLLHRSPVVMPIPGTASVSHLRANMAAADIALDDEQLTLLDQG encoded by the coding sequence GTGCGACCCGGCCGAGCCGTCGGTACACACATCACCCTGGGAGGCGACCTCACCGTGGGCCGGCTCGGCTTCGGGGCGCTCCGGCTCACCGGGCCCCACCACTGGGGCCCGCCGACCCGGCCGGACAAGGCCGCCGAGGTGGCGCGGTGCGCGGTCGAACTCGGCGTGACGTTCATCGACACCGCCGACGTCTACGGACTCGGGGCCAACGAGGAACTGCTCGCCACGGCCCTCCACCCCTACCCGCCGGGCCTGGTCGTCTCCACCAAGGCGGGCGAGGTCCGGCCGAGCCCGCACCAGTGGCGGGTGCTCGGCCGGCCCGACTACCTGCGGCAGCAGGCCGAACTCAGCCTGCGCCGGCTGCGGCTGGAGCGGATCGAGCTCTTCCAGCTGCACCGGGTCGACCCCCAGGTGCCGCTGGAGGACCAGGTCGGAGCGCTCAGACAGCTCCAGGACGAGGGCAAGATCCGCCACATCGGGCTCTCCGAGGTGACGGTGGAGCAGATCGAGCAGGCCCGCGGGGTGGCCCGCATCGCGAGCGTGCAGAACAAGTACAACCTCTACGACCGGCGCTACGAGAAGGAGTTGGAGCACTGCGAGCGGGAAGGCATCGCCTTCATCGCCTGGAAGCCGCTCGCCGGCACCGCCCGGCCGGCCCCGGACAGCGCCCTCGCCCGGGTCGCCGCACAGGCCGGGGCGACGACGACGCAGGTGGCGCTCGCCTGGCTGCTGCACCGCTCGCCGGTCGTGATGCCGATCCCGGGCACCGCCTCCGTGTCCCACCTGCGGGCGAACATGGCGGCGGCGGACATCGCCCTCGACGACGAGCAGCTGACCCTGCTCGACCAGGGGTGA
- the rfbA gene encoding glucose-1-phosphate thymidylyltransferase RfbA — MKGIVLAGGYGSRLHPITLAVSKQLLPVNDKPLIYYPLSALMLADVRDILIIALPGDIPQLRRLLGDGSHLGISLTYAEQPVPNGLAQAFLTGAEHIGDDSVALVLGDNIFHGNGFYDLLAAHSRDIDGCVLFGYPVTDPERYGVGEVDESGRLLSLEEKPEKPRSNLAITGLYLYDNDVVEIARRIRPSARGELEITDVNRIYLEQDRAKLVTFGRGFAWLDAGTPQSLLQAGQYVQTLEDRQGVRIACLEEVALRMGFIDADACHRLGAKLSRSGYGEYVMAVANEMSA; from the coding sequence GTGAAAGGAATTGTCCTGGCGGGCGGCTATGGAAGCCGTTTACACCCGATCACCCTGGCTGTTTCGAAGCAGTTGCTCCCCGTCAACGACAAGCCACTGATCTACTACCCCCTCTCGGCCCTGATGCTGGCCGACGTCCGGGACATCCTCATCATCGCCCTGCCCGGCGACATCCCTCAGTTGCGCAGGCTGCTGGGGGACGGCAGCCACCTGGGGATCTCCCTGACCTACGCCGAACAGCCCGTGCCCAACGGACTGGCACAGGCCTTCCTCACCGGGGCCGAGCACATCGGCGACGACTCGGTCGCCCTCGTCCTCGGTGACAACATCTTTCACGGAAACGGTTTCTACGATCTTCTCGCGGCGCACTCCCGGGACATCGACGGGTGTGTCCTCTTCGGATATCCGGTCACCGATCCCGAGCGCTACGGTGTGGGCGAGGTGGACGAATCAGGCCGGCTCCTCTCCCTGGAGGAGAAGCCGGAGAAACCGAGGTCGAACCTCGCCATCACCGGGCTTTACCTCTATGACAACGACGTCGTGGAGATCGCGCGCCGAATACGCCCGTCAGCCCGCGGCGAACTGGAAATCACCGACGTCAACCGGATCTACCTGGAACAGGACCGGGCCAAACTCGTCACGTTCGGCCGCGGATTCGCCTGGCTCGACGCCGGCACCCCGCAGTCGCTGCTCCAGGCCGGCCAGTACGTGCAGACCCTGGAGGACCGGCAGGGCGTACGGATCGCCTGCCTGGAGGAGGTCGCGCTGCGCATGGGCTTCATCGACGCCGACGCCTGCCACCGGCTCGGGGCGAAACTCTCGCGCTCGGGGTACGGCGAGTACGTCATGGCCGTGGCGAACGAGATGAGCGCCTGA